The Chryseobacterium sp. 52 genome includes a region encoding these proteins:
- a CDS encoding leucine-rich repeat domain-containing protein, with protein MTKKLLLILFILQNFINLYCQQHKFTDLGEAVKFPENVYELNLDKKNLTKIPLELKKFKNLKVLRLVENNITSIPNWIGELKNLKYLNLGENKISALPNEIGNLENLIGLDLTSNNLTTLPDSFVNLKNLDWLCLYKNNNFSHFPSNFGKMTQLTQLKLTRSTIKELPKSFQNLTNLELLDLGYNPNLKFPLIITKLVNLEFLSLYGNEIESIPNEIVNLKKLRELNLSNNRIHTINERIGELQKLYELKLFGNDIKTVPKSLEDNKDLSIKL; from the coding sequence ATGACAAAGAAATTATTATTAATACTTTTTATCCTACAAAATTTTATAAATCTATATTGTCAGCAGCACAAGTTTACTGATCTTGGAGAAGCTGTGAAATTTCCTGAAAATGTATATGAACTTAATTTAGATAAAAAGAACCTAACAAAAATTCCACTTGAGCTGAAAAAATTTAAAAATTTAAAAGTATTACGGCTGGTAGAAAATAATATTACTTCAATTCCTAATTGGATAGGCGAGCTGAAAAACTTAAAATATTTAAATCTCGGAGAAAATAAAATAAGTGCATTGCCTAACGAAATAGGAAATCTGGAAAATTTAATAGGTCTTGATTTGACATCAAATAATCTAACCACGCTACCTGATTCATTTGTTAATCTTAAAAACCTTGATTGGTTATGTCTTTATAAAAATAATAATTTCTCACACTTTCCTTCTAATTTTGGGAAGATGACTCAGTTAACCCAATTAAAATTAACAAGAAGTACTATAAAAGAACTGCCTAAGTCATTTCAAAATCTCACCAATCTGGAGCTTTTGGATTTAGGATATAATCCAAATTTGAAATTTCCTTTAATAATTACAAAGCTTGTTAATCTTGAATTCCTAAGTTTATATGGAAATGAAATAGAATCTATACCTAATGAAATTGTGAATCTGAAGAAGTTAAGAGAATTAAATCTTTCAAATAATAGAATTCATACAATTAATGAAAGAATTGGCGAACTCCAAAAATTATACGAATTAAAACTATTTGGGAATGACATCAAAACTGTTCCCAAATCACTTGAAGATAACAAAGATTTAAGTATAAAACTTTAA
- a CDS encoding alpha/beta hydrolase family protein, with protein MLLLIALPEMVFSQSADFTIQDVKFESQNITLAGSILEPKNPLVAVVIVHGSDPVKREMEFAKRLAKEGIAVFTYDKRGVGESGGVYVGPSVGTNNIDTTNLTLLAQDANAAVETFQTYLKDKKIPIGLVGFSQAGWIIPIAASKNPQIDFMVLFSCPTITTLEQLRFQFYTNGNNSFWENHTEADAIEHTRNDPDKYQFAATDPKTYLNTLSIPGLWLFGEKDIQIPVKLCIEQLNTLKVQGKPFEYTLFSKLGHNTSSGNDTVPVDIAVQWIKQKALNSKKSKFSK; from the coding sequence TTGCTATTATTAATAGCTTTGCCAGAAATGGTATTTTCACAATCGGCCGACTTTACCATTCAGGATGTAAAGTTTGAAAGTCAGAATATTACTCTTGCAGGCTCCATTTTAGAACCTAAAAATCCATTGGTAGCAGTTGTCATTGTTCACGGGTCAGATCCGGTAAAAAGAGAAATGGAATTCGCAAAACGTCTTGCCAAGGAAGGCATTGCTGTATTCACCTACGACAAACGCGGAGTTGGAGAATCTGGTGGTGTATATGTAGGACCCTCTGTGGGCACCAATAATATTGACACTACTAATCTTACTTTATTGGCTCAGGATGCCAATGCAGCTGTAGAAACGTTTCAGACCTATTTAAAAGATAAAAAAATACCCATTGGATTAGTCGGATTTAGCCAGGCGGGATGGATAATCCCAATTGCTGCAAGCAAAAATCCACAAATTGACTTTATGGTTTTATTTAGCTGCCCTACCATTACCACTCTGGAACAACTTCGATTTCAGTTTTATACCAATGGAAACAATAGTTTTTGGGAAAATCACACAGAAGCAGATGCTATTGAGCATACCAGAAATGATCCGGACAAATATCAATTTGCAGCCACTGACCCCAAAACCTATCTGAATACCCTTTCAATTCCCGGACTTTGGCTTTTTGGTGAAAAAGACATACAGATTCCGGTAAAGTTGTGTATAGAGCAATTGAACACCCTTAAAGTTCAAGGCAAGCCTTTCGAATACACTCTTTTTTCTAAACTGGGACACAACACTTCTTCCGGCAATGATACAGTACCTGTCGATATTGCTGTACAATGGATAAAGCAGAAAGCTTTGAATAGTAAAAAATCTAAATTTTCAAAATAA